Genomic DNA from Salvia miltiorrhiza cultivar Shanhuang (shh) chromosome 1, IMPLAD_Smil_shh, whole genome shotgun sequence:
gagagtgcaaacttgtttggagaaatcaaagctagagtgtggagttggggtagaatttttggttttgttaatgatggagttgggtttcataggtggatgtcgaatgatgaatccccgatgattttgtaatcttcttggtactactggtgccttttcgttctataatatttactttccttatcaaaaaaaaaacataatcgATTGTGAGCACGAGTCAATGTGTCCGTTGCTGATTTAACAGTGCCACATGAGCAGAAGAACCTACTATTCAATCACTAGATATGTGTACAACTCAAATTATTATTGATAcatactaatttttaaaaaataacacaCGATCGCAGAAACAAAaagaatatataataattaattatttaattgaggttttgtcaaataaaatcacgaattattttaaaaatgtaattttaacgtgacttttaaagtttggcgaattaaatcaccgcCTTGTGAATTTTTGCAATTCTGTCCCCTCTAATTTTTTTTCCGCTCGTCGGAATGCTGAATTGAAGGTTAtgtggattagtaaagacgagaTCATTTTTGTGAGTCCTAAACAACGCcgtttcgtacaatttcaattaattttttttctcaaattataaagggattgTATCCTGTATCTGCATCCTGATCTTCAATATTTAACAATTTTATTGCAAACAATATTGTAACATGAATATAATGTGGCAAATCAATCCACGTAAATTCCAactcaataattcaattatCGAACAAATTAGGGAGACGtaattacaaaaattataaaagagaTGATTTAATTCGTTACATTTCAAAAATCATGttgttaaaattataattttgaaatagtcgaaattttattttcttgatttgggggagttggggaggcgGAGCAGTGAAGTTTCAACTCGAAACTTCACTGTTCACgtacaggaggtcgcaccgtttggtgtccccttgggggaGAATAgtccaaattttattaaaatcataCTATTGACAATTGTAATGCAATTTGCCTTTTAATTACACCTTTTTAAGTAATGGTTGTTTTAGGCCTTTAGGATTTTGAAGGGACCCAAGCCCAAAAATTCCCCCATTTTACGAATATGAGgaaatccctaattttatttggGCTTCATTATCCATATCAATTTACGCATCATTTCCTTCAAATCGATTATGGCAGCTAGCAGTAGTAGCACCAGCTGATTCAGCCGATTCCCGGCGAAGAATTAAAGGAATTTGACGATGGAAACGAGAAAATTCGAAGCTCGGAAGCTGCTCAAGGACAGGAGGTTCTGGGTCGCCTCTTTCATCATTGCGTGGGCCGCTGCTCTCCAGGTTCTCCACCGCAGCAAATTCGGAAGAAAATGCGTGCAAAATGCTCCGATTATTCGATTTGATTTGTAATTTGTGCATATTTATTTCGCAGGGGCACATGATGTGGCTGCAGCGGCAAGATTCGTTCAAGCAGAAGTTTGGGGACCTCAATCCGGAATCTGATAACGAGAAGGCCGCCGATAAACAGTAATTTAATTTTTCCGTGAGTTCTTCGACTAATTGGACTGCGGTTGAGTTCGATTAGCTCGATCGTTgtgattattttatatgtttcGAATGCTAATTTGGAAgttaatgatgatgatgtagGAAATTTCTAGTTTGATTTTGGGTCGACTTGCTGAAACTATCTAGGCACAGTTGCAGATTTTGGAATAATTGTTGGAAATAATAATGATTTTAGCACGAAGTTATGCTTTTCATTAT
This window encodes:
- the LOC131006036 gene encoding uncharacterized protein LOC131006036 produces the protein METRKFEARKLLKDRRFWVASFIIAWAAALQGHMMWLQRQDSFKQKFGDLNPESDNEKAADKQ